Proteins encoded by one window of Vigna radiata var. radiata cultivar VC1973A chromosome 5, Vradiata_ver6, whole genome shotgun sequence:
- the LOC106762410 gene encoding endothelin-converting enzyme 2 isoform X2, whose protein sequence is MVECHVKERVMTSSTQVYGEPWYWDNRYTNEPGPFDWYQKYITLAPIISLYVPPTQRILIVGCGNSAFSEGMVVDGGYTDVVNIDISSVVIEAMKSKYRDFPQLKYVKMDVRNMSDFESESFDAAIDKGTLDSILVTYGAPLYRLRLLRESCSWTIKLHVIEKLASEEKSDQPVWELTKPVPLNDDGTSVEEALGRNPDVHYIYICTKEISANSNTKP, encoded by the exons ATGGTTGAATGCCACGTTAAAGAA AGAGTTATGACGTCAAGTACCCAAGTCTACGGTGAACCATGGTACTGGGACAACCGCTACACCAACGAACCTGGTCCCTTCGATTGGTATCAAAAGTACATCACTTTGGCTCCCATCATCAGCCTCTATGTCCCTCCTACCCAACGCATCCTCATCGTTGGTTGTGGCAACTCAG CCTTCAGCGAAGGCATGGTGGTTGATGGCGGTTACACAGATGTTGTCAACATTGATATATCTTCGGTGGTTATTGAAGCTATGAAAAGCAAATACCGAGATTTTCCCCAATTGAAAT ATGTGAAAATGGATGTGAGAAACATGAGTGATTTTGAATCAGAGTCTTTTGATGCTGCTATTGACAAAG GGACTCTTGACTCTATCTTG GTGACATATGGAGCTCCGCTATATCGCCTACGTTTGCTACGGGAATCATGCTCATGGACAATAAAACTCCATGTCATAG AGAAACTTGCCTCAGAAGAGAAATCTGATCAACCAGTTTGGGAGCTTACAAAACCTGTTCCCCTCAATGATGATGGAACCTCTGTGGAGGAAGCTCTAGGAAGGAATCCTGATGTCCATTACATATACATTTGCACTAAG GAAATTTCTGCTAACTCAAACACAAAGCCATGA
- the LOC106762409 gene encoding choline-phosphate cytidylyltransferase 1 isoform X2: MEEEEQKVMEKGCKEAPVRIYSDGIYDLFHFGHARSLEQAKKLFPNTYLLVGCCNDEITHKYKGKTVMTEKERYESLRHCRWVDEVIPDAPWVITKEFLDKHQIDYVAHDSLPYADASGAGKDVYEYEKRLRMNMGLKKLQERVKKQQEKVGKKIQTVGKIAGMHPNEWVENADRLVAGFLEMFEEGCHKMGTAIRDRIQEQLRAQQLKSLLYDEWDDDDSFYDGEYYSD; this comes from the exons atggaagaagaagagcaAAAAGTTATGGAAAAGGGTTGCAAGGAAGCTCCTGTTCGAATTTATTCTGACGGGATTTATGATCTCTTTCACTTCGGCCATGCCCGTTCTCTTGAGCAAGCTAAGAAACT GTTTCCAAACACTTATCTCCTTGTTGGATGCTGCAATGATGAGATCACCCATAAGTATAAGGGCAAAACTGTTATGACTGAGAAGGAACGCTACGAGTCTCTTCGCCACTGCAG GTGGGTTGATGAAGTTATTCCAGATGCGCCATGGGTAATCACCAAGGAGTTCCTTGACAAGCATCAAATTGACTATGTGGCACATGATAGTCTTCC TTATGCTGATGCAAGTGGAGCTGGAAAGGATGTGTATGAATAT GAGAAGAGGTTGAGAATGAACATGGGACTTAAAAAATTGCAGGAGAGAGTGAAGAAACAACAAGAGAAAGTTGGAAAAAAG ATTCAAACGGTGGGAAAAATTGCTGGAATGCACCCTAATGAATGGGTTGAAAATGCAGATCGATTGGTTGCTGGATTTCTTGAGATGTTTGAAGAAGGCTGCCATAAAATG GGAACAGCAATCAGAGACAGAATACAAGAACAATTGAGGGCACAACAGCTGAAATCTCTTCTTTATGATGAGTGGGATGATGATGATTCATTCTATGATGGTGAATACTACTCCGACTAA
- the LOC106759986 gene encoding protein TRIGALACTOSYLDIACYLGLYCEROL 4, chloroplastic isoform X2, translating to MALFLLVLFLLGQFNLQRFVSSVKSSEEKPKGVSSWLKTFGRHLQQKSLYALGFSSEFQLGENDMLFFGLDAYDDNEKPRGKFVFHHKFPEHDLTVEAVSPGLFVDNNTGNYWDVPFSTAVDLASVTTSDSSIAYHLSAHYTSGSPKQFQNIHNHNDRVPPSLLPGLAFKSAVSYRKKVGIWRSEAPKLKLVQPYDVFLSNPHVSASGIIGAASTAAFGDNSARAQIEDGSPGYFLQVSGVKSSFLADMFASVSFTAQHGNFQKPFLDLTRFQARLDFPSGFKFLSAATGLTQDLLNSQKPSLEAVQAILPNATLSLQQQIVGPVSFRVDSGIKVDLKNPDWPIHALEPVFALEYALQVLGSAKAVAWYCPKRQEFMAELRFLET from the exons ATGgctttgttcttgtt ggttttattTTTACTGGGTCAGTTCAATTTGCAGAGGTTTGTTTCCTCTGTTAAGAGCAGTGAGGAGAAGCCAAAGGGGGTTTCTTCTTGGTTAAAAACCTTTGGGAGACATTTGCAGCAGAAGTCCTTGTATGCCTTGGGTTTCTCTTCAGAGTTTCAGTTGGGGGAAAATGATATGTTGTTTTTTGGCTTAGATGCTTATGATGATAACGAAAAGCCTCGTGGGAAATTCGTCTTTCACCATAAG TTTCCAGAGCATGATCTAACAGTGGAAGCAGTTTCTCCTGGTCTTTTTGTTGATAATAACACCGGTAATTACTGGGATGTGCCATTTTCAACTGCAGTTGATCTTGCTTCTGTGACTACCAGTGACTCTTCCATCGCTTATCATTTGTCGGCACACTACACTTCTGGGTCACCCAAGcagtttcaaaatattcataacCATAATGATAGAGTACCACCTTCTCTACTTCCTGGCTTGGCCTTCAAAAGTGCCGTTTCTTACAGGAAAAAAGTTGGTATTTGGAGAAGTGAAGCTCCAAAGTTGAAATTGGTGCAACCGTATGACGTGTTTCTTTCAAATCCTCACGTGTCTGCCTCAGGGATTATTG GTGCTGCTTCAACCGCTGCATTTGGGGATAATTCAGCAAGAGCACAAATAGAAGATGGTAGTCCAGGATATTTTCTCCAGGTTTCTGGAGTAAAGTCTTCCTTTCTAGCAGATATGTTTGCATCTGTTTCATTCACGGCTCAACATGGAAACTTCCAGAAGCCTTTTCTAGATCTTACCCGATTTCAGGCCCGGCTGGATTTCCCTTCTggtttcaaatttctttcagCTGCAACTGGTCTAACTCAAGATCTTCTCAATTCTCAAAAGCCCAGCTTGGAAGCTGTTCAGGCGATTTTACCTAATGCTACACTATCACTTCAGCAGCAG ATTGTTGGTCCTGTCAGTTTTAGAGTTGATTCTGGAATCAAAGTTGATCTGAAGAACCCTGATTGGCCTATTCATGCACTGGAACCTGTATTTGCTTTGGAATATGCATTGCAAGTGCTTGGTTCAGCAAAAGCAGTTGCATGGTATTGCCCCAAACGCCAAGAGTTTATGGCAGAACTTCGTTTCCTTGAAACATAA
- the LOC106762410 gene encoding methyltransferase-like protein 13 isoform X1 has translation MVECHVKERVMTSSTQVYGEPWYWDNRYTNEPGPFDWYQKYITLAPIISLYVPPTQRILIVGCGNSAFSEGMVVDGGYTDVVNIDISSVVIEAMKSKYRDFPQLKYVKMDVRNMSDFESESFDAAIDKGTLDSILCGNNSRQNATKMLQEIWRVLKDKGVYVLVTYGAPLYRLRLLRESCSWTIKLHVIEKLASEEKSDQPVWELTKPVPLNDDGTSVEEALGRNPDVHYIYICTKEISANSNTKP, from the exons ATGGTTGAATGCCACGTTAAAGAA AGAGTTATGACGTCAAGTACCCAAGTCTACGGTGAACCATGGTACTGGGACAACCGCTACACCAACGAACCTGGTCCCTTCGATTGGTATCAAAAGTACATCACTTTGGCTCCCATCATCAGCCTCTATGTCCCTCCTACCCAACGCATCCTCATCGTTGGTTGTGGCAACTCAG CCTTCAGCGAAGGCATGGTGGTTGATGGCGGTTACACAGATGTTGTCAACATTGATATATCTTCGGTGGTTATTGAAGCTATGAAAAGCAAATACCGAGATTTTCCCCAATTGAAAT ATGTGAAAATGGATGTGAGAAACATGAGTGATTTTGAATCAGAGTCTTTTGATGCTGCTATTGACAAAG GGACTCTTGACTCTATCTTG TGTGGAAATAATTCAAGACAAAATGCTACAAAAATGCTTCAGGAGATCTGGAG GGTTCTCAAGGATAAAGGAGTTTATGTTCTG GTGACATATGGAGCTCCGCTATATCGCCTACGTTTGCTACGGGAATCATGCTCATGGACAATAAAACTCCATGTCATAG AGAAACTTGCCTCAGAAGAGAAATCTGATCAACCAGTTTGGGAGCTTACAAAACCTGTTCCCCTCAATGATGATGGAACCTCTGTGGAGGAAGCTCTAGGAAGGAATCCTGATGTCCATTACATATACATTTGCACTAAG GAAATTTCTGCTAACTCAAACACAAAGCCATGA
- the LOC106759986 gene encoding protein TRIGALACTOSYLDIACYLGLYCEROL 4, chloroplastic isoform X1: MKKLRWVMDGGGFWDLDISTSQTIDGLARAVPGDPLPLGLSRGIRLSRPRQLEFMHRFMNAPLIPSYSKPHGLSLHRLISLPFSDDWVLFLLGQFNLQRFVSSVKSSEEKPKGVSSWLKTFGRHLQQKSLYALGFSSEFQLGENDMLFFGLDAYDDNEKPRGKFVFHHKFPEHDLTVEAVSPGLFVDNNTGNYWDVPFSTAVDLASVTTSDSSIAYHLSAHYTSGSPKQFQNIHNHNDRVPPSLLPGLAFKSAVSYRKKVGIWRSEAPKLKLVQPYDVFLSNPHVSASGIIGAASTAAFGDNSARAQIEDGSPGYFLQVSGVKSSFLADMFASVSFTAQHGNFQKPFLDLTRFQARLDFPSGFKFLSAATGLTQDLLNSQKPSLEAVQAILPNATLSLQQQIVGPVSFRVDSGIKVDLKNPDWPIHALEPVFALEYALQVLGSAKAVAWYCPKRQEFMAELRFLET; encoded by the exons ATGAAGAAACTCAGATGGGTAATGGATGGAGGAGGGTTTTGGGATTTGGACATTTCAACTTCTCAAACCATTGATGGCTTGGCCCGTGCCGTCCCAGGGGACCCTCTTCCCTTGGGTCTCTCACGAGGCATAAGGCTTTCCAGACCCAGACAACTCGAGTTCATGCACCGTTTCATGAATGCCCCTCTCATTCCCTCCTACTCCAAACCTCATGGCCTCTCCCTCCACCGTCTTATCTCCCTCCCCTTTTCTGATGATTG ggttttattTTTACTGGGTCAGTTCAATTTGCAGAGGTTTGTTTCCTCTGTTAAGAGCAGTGAGGAGAAGCCAAAGGGGGTTTCTTCTTGGTTAAAAACCTTTGGGAGACATTTGCAGCAGAAGTCCTTGTATGCCTTGGGTTTCTCTTCAGAGTTTCAGTTGGGGGAAAATGATATGTTGTTTTTTGGCTTAGATGCTTATGATGATAACGAAAAGCCTCGTGGGAAATTCGTCTTTCACCATAAG TTTCCAGAGCATGATCTAACAGTGGAAGCAGTTTCTCCTGGTCTTTTTGTTGATAATAACACCGGTAATTACTGGGATGTGCCATTTTCAACTGCAGTTGATCTTGCTTCTGTGACTACCAGTGACTCTTCCATCGCTTATCATTTGTCGGCACACTACACTTCTGGGTCACCCAAGcagtttcaaaatattcataacCATAATGATAGAGTACCACCTTCTCTACTTCCTGGCTTGGCCTTCAAAAGTGCCGTTTCTTACAGGAAAAAAGTTGGTATTTGGAGAAGTGAAGCTCCAAAGTTGAAATTGGTGCAACCGTATGACGTGTTTCTTTCAAATCCTCACGTGTCTGCCTCAGGGATTATTG GTGCTGCTTCAACCGCTGCATTTGGGGATAATTCAGCAAGAGCACAAATAGAAGATGGTAGTCCAGGATATTTTCTCCAGGTTTCTGGAGTAAAGTCTTCCTTTCTAGCAGATATGTTTGCATCTGTTTCATTCACGGCTCAACATGGAAACTTCCAGAAGCCTTTTCTAGATCTTACCCGATTTCAGGCCCGGCTGGATTTCCCTTCTggtttcaaatttctttcagCTGCAACTGGTCTAACTCAAGATCTTCTCAATTCTCAAAAGCCCAGCTTGGAAGCTGTTCAGGCGATTTTACCTAATGCTACACTATCACTTCAGCAGCAG ATTGTTGGTCCTGTCAGTTTTAGAGTTGATTCTGGAATCAAAGTTGATCTGAAGAACCCTGATTGGCCTATTCATGCACTGGAACCTGTATTTGCTTTGGAATATGCATTGCAAGTGCTTGGTTCAGCAAAAGCAGTTGCATGGTATTGCCCCAAACGCCAAGAGTTTATGGCAGAACTTCGTTTCCTTGAAACATAA
- the LOC106760058 gene encoding RING-H2 finger protein ATL73-like, with the protein MMGETESESPLGAPSMSPMRTGKPCSPSEHSISLMVILAAIVCALLCALGLNTMLQCVFQCANRVVTEPFQWIASRRLNSGLKKREVVALPTSTYTHSGGSPCNCAICLSEFCDGDSIRFLPNCNHRFHVHCIDKWLFSHSSCPTCRTLLKSTHSLHSLHVIVS; encoded by the coding sequence ATGATGGGTGAAACTGAGTCTGAGAGTCCCTTGGGTGCACCAAGCATGAGCCCTATGAGAACAGGAAAACCATGCAGCCCATCAGAGCACAGCATAAGTTTGATGGTTATTTTGGCAGCCATAGTGTGTGCCTTGCTATGTGCTCTTGGTCTGAACACAATGTTGCAATGTGTGTTCCAATGTGCGAATCGTGTTGTGACGGAACCCTTTCAATGGATTGCCTCAAGGAGACTGAATTCAGGGCTGAAGAAGAGAGAAGTGGTGGCTCTGCCAACGTCGACCTACACTCATTCTGGTGGCTCTCCGTGTAACTGTGCCATTTGCTTATCAGAGTTCTGTGATGGGGACAGCATAAGGTTCCTCCCAAACTGCAATCACCGTTTTCATGTTCACTGCATTGATAAGTGGCTCTTTTCTCACTCTTCTTGCCCTACTTGTAGGACCCTCCTCAAGTCTACTCATTCACTACACTCCTTGCATGTTATAGTATCATag
- the LOC106762409 gene encoding choline-phosphate cytidylyltransferase 1 isoform X1 — MEEEEQKVMEKGCKEAPVRIYSDGIYDLFHFGHARSLEQAKKLFPNTYLLVGCCNDEITHKYKGKTVMTEKERYESLRHCRWVDEVIPDAPWVITKEFLDKHQIDYVAHDSLPYADASGAGKDVYEYVKSIGKFKETKRTDGISTSDIIMRIIKDYNQYVMRNLDRGYTRKELGVSYVKEKRLRMNMGLKKLQERVKKQQEKVGKKIQTVGKIAGMHPNEWVENADRLVAGFLEMFEEGCHKMGTAIRDRIQEQLRAQQLKSLLYDEWDDDDSFYDGEYYSD; from the exons atggaagaagaagagcaAAAAGTTATGGAAAAGGGTTGCAAGGAAGCTCCTGTTCGAATTTATTCTGACGGGATTTATGATCTCTTTCACTTCGGCCATGCCCGTTCTCTTGAGCAAGCTAAGAAACT GTTTCCAAACACTTATCTCCTTGTTGGATGCTGCAATGATGAGATCACCCATAAGTATAAGGGCAAAACTGTTATGACTGAGAAGGAACGCTACGAGTCTCTTCGCCACTGCAG GTGGGTTGATGAAGTTATTCCAGATGCGCCATGGGTAATCACCAAGGAGTTCCTTGACAAGCATCAAATTGACTATGTGGCACATGATAGTCTTCC TTATGCTGATGCAAGTGGAGCTGGAAAGGATGTGTATGAATAT GTTAAGTCTATTGGAAAATTTAAGGAAACAAAGCGGACTGATGGAATTTCTACTTCTGATATTATAATGAGAATTATCAAAGATTATAATCAATATGTAATGCGTAATTTGGACCGTGGTTACACAAGAAAGGAACTAGGTGTCAGCTATGTCAAG GAGAAGAGGTTGAGAATGAACATGGGACTTAAAAAATTGCAGGAGAGAGTGAAGAAACAACAAGAGAAAGTTGGAAAAAAG ATTCAAACGGTGGGAAAAATTGCTGGAATGCACCCTAATGAATGGGTTGAAAATGCAGATCGATTGGTTGCTGGATTTCTTGAGATGTTTGAAGAAGGCTGCCATAAAATG GGAACAGCAATCAGAGACAGAATACAAGAACAATTGAGGGCACAACAGCTGAAATCTCTTCTTTATGATGAGTGGGATGATGATGATTCATTCTATGATGGTGAATACTACTCCGACTAA